In the Ramlibacter tataouinensis TTB310 genome, one interval contains:
- a CDS encoding CcdB family protein codes for MAQFDVFRNPSVAQAQGFPYFVVIQSDQLDHLPTRLVMPLQRLSATPPANVPRRLALTVEVEGERFFLASHQCAPWPARLLKKPVANVTAQADALRDALDAVISGV; via the coding sequence ATGGCCCAGTTCGACGTTTTTCGCAATCCAAGCGTCGCTCAGGCCCAGGGCTTCCCTTATTTCGTCGTCATCCAAAGCGATCAGCTCGATCATCTACCGACGCGGCTGGTCATGCCCTTGCAACGGTTGTCAGCCACGCCGCCGGCGAACGTGCCGCGCAGGCTCGCGCTCACGGTGGAGGTCGAAGGCGAACGGTTCTTCCTGGCGTCGCATCAGTGCGCGCCGTGGCCTGCACGGCTGCTCAAGAAGCCGGTTGCGAATGTCACGGCGCAGGCAGACGCGCTGCGTGATGCCCTCGACGCCGTCATCAGCGGCGTGTGA
- the nudB gene encoding dihydroneopterin triphosphate diphosphatase encodes MAAKPFKIPESVLVVVHTAELEVLLINRADAPGFWQSVTGSKDSFEEELADTAAREVLEETGIDCRPGTPLHAGLRDWGLANVYDIYPRWLHRYAPGVTRNTEHVFGLRVPPATPVLLSPCEHTAWRWLPWREAADACFSPSNAEAILLLPQFADGRAQR; translated from the coding sequence ATGGCCGCCAAGCCATTCAAGATCCCCGAGTCCGTGCTGGTGGTGGTCCATACCGCCGAGCTCGAGGTGCTGCTCATCAACCGGGCCGATGCGCCCGGGTTCTGGCAGTCGGTGACCGGCAGCAAGGACAGCTTTGAGGAAGAGCTGGCCGACACGGCGGCGCGCGAGGTGCTGGAGGAAACCGGCATCGACTGCCGCCCCGGCACGCCCCTGCATGCCGGGCTGCGCGACTGGGGCCTGGCCAACGTGTACGACATCTACCCGCGCTGGCTGCACCGCTACGCACCGGGCGTGACGCGCAACACCGAGCACGTGTTCGGCCTGCGCGTGCCGCCCGCCACGCCGGTGCTGCTGAGCCCGTGCGAGCACACGGCCTGGCGCTGGCTGCCCTGGCGGGAGGCTGCCGATGCCTGCTTCTCACCCTCCAACGCCGAAGCCATCCTTCTGCTGCCACAATTTGCCGATGGCCGGGCGCAGCGCTGA
- a CDS encoding type II toxin-antitoxin system Phd/YefM family antitoxin, which translates to MQVTATEAKNRFGYLCSQAKVEPVIVEKDGRPDSVIVSYEEFQALKAAAGNKSMAQRQKEFNETYKDWIAEQNRHFDTYGVFGEEFRPW; encoded by the coding sequence ATGCAAGTCACGGCGACTGAAGCAAAGAACCGGTTCGGCTATCTGTGCAGCCAAGCCAAAGTGGAGCCGGTGATCGTCGAGAAAGACGGCCGGCCGGACTCGGTCATCGTGTCGTACGAAGAGTTCCAGGCACTCAAGGCGGCGGCGGGCAACAAGTCGATGGCACAGCGTCAAAAGGAATTCAACGAGACCTACAAGGACTGGATTGCCGAACAGAACCGCCACTTCGATACCTACGGCGTGTTCGGTGAAGAGTTCCGGCCCTGGTAG